AATAATCCAAGACAATACTTTTGGCTAAACCAAATGAAATTAAAGTTAAAATTAAAATTGGCAAACCTTTTTTCATCATTCAAACTGATTATATTAATTTTATTTAAACCTATCGTTCATCTCACCTCTTAAAAAATAAAAAGGAGGATGGGGGTGTAGCCTCATTCCTCCATGATAATAGGGTGTGCCATCGGAAAAACAAGATATTTGCCGTGTGATTTTTCTAAACCAAACAAACCTTCAGCTTTCCAGGAGCTTCCATTGAATCTGCCCCAGAAAAATTTTCCATCATAAAATCCAGCAAATATCCTTTTGTTGTATATACCCCAAACACTTTTTCCGCTATTGTCTTTTGCTGTGAAGTAGCCACTTCCAAGATTACCCCACATTAAATGTTCACCGTCATATGTCCATAGTATAAACCTTCTAGAATTATTCCCAATTTTTTCTTCTGTTGATTGATAGGTTTCTGGTATAAATTTCTCTAGCTGTTCTCTCTCAACATCTTCTATCTTTCCATTCAAGGAAAGAGAAGATATGTTGAATGTAAAATTGCTGTTTTTTTCTTTTGGTTTTCCCCAAAGATCAAAAGACATATCTCTGATTCTTCTTTTATTCTTAATTTCAGCTGCTAATGTAATCGATGTCATTAACAACACTGATATTAAGATAAATGACATCAATTTTCTGACATCCATAGATTCACCTCCTGATTTTTCTTGAAATGAACAAAATATAAAACCATGCTTGAACAAAATTGAACAATGTTAGTTTGAATTTTTTTCTCAGAAAAATTAGTGAATTTAAGCCAAAAAACCAAAAACTTTATTAACTAATTTAACTAAATTTAATATATAATATCAAAAAAGGAAGATGAAAATGCCCGCGAAGAAGAAATCAGCTGCAAAGAAGAAGAAATAAAACGTCTTTTTTCTTTCTTTTTTCTTTTTATTTATATTATCAACTTCTAATTGAATTTATAAATTCTATGATTTTTCTATTTACATTTTCTATACTTTCTTCCCCATCAATAACAACCCATTTTGAGAGAACTTTATTTTCTATTTCCTTGAAATAAAAGTTCCTTACTTTTTTCAAATAATTCAAATTTCTTTCATGATAATCAAGATTATTCTTCTCTTTTTTCTTTCTCTTTATACTAGTCTCAGGTTTTATATCAATGTATATTATAAGATCAGGTTTTTGATATTCAAGTTTTTCTATTATATCCAAACCTTTATTAAAATCCAAACCTCTTGCACATTGATAAGGTAATGTTGAAGTTACATATCTATCCATTATAACGACCTTCTTATTTCTTTCCTTTTCTATTTTTTTAGAAGTTAGCAAAGTATCTGATGCGAATAATGTAAAAGCGGAGTACACATCTAATTTTAATTTTCCATCCAGATAACTCTTTATAGCTTTTCCAATAGTTGTTGTATAATCGGGCGACCTGAATATTTTATGTGGAATTTTATTTTTTTTGAAATATTTTTTTAGTAATTTTGTTTGGGTCTCGCCTCCACAACCATCAATCCCCTCAATAACTATAAATGTCATTCTACCAAAAATAATTTGTCAGATTTAATATTAAAAACAAGAGGTGATTGAATGAAAATGATTATTTCTGGTGTTAAAGGTTCGGGTAAGTCAACGACTATAAAATACATTTTGGAAAAGAAGCCAGACATCAAGGTGATAAGGGTAGGTGATTATTTTGAGAAAATATTCAAGGAAATGGGACTAAAGAGAGACGAAGGAGATAAAAAAATCAAGAGGGAAGATTATGTCAAATTCCATAAGAGAGTTTTTCAGGAAATTGGAAAAGAATGTAAAAAAAATAAGGATGTGATAATAGACACAAACCTATTTTTCACCAAACCAGAGGGCTACTATCCAGGTTTGCCCATGTTTGCTCTTCAGGAACTTGATGTTGATATGATAGTTGTTCTTGAGTTTAATCCAAAATTTATACTTGAAAGAAGACAGAAAGATGTCAAAGAAATAGGAAGAGAGAGGAGTGCGGCAATGGATATAGAGGGCATAGAAAAAGAGCAGGATGTGCAGAGGATGTATGCATTTGCTTGCTCTGAAATACTCTCGGCAGCTGTAAAAATATTAAGAAGAGACAAAAAGGAGAAATATGATTTTGAGCATGCTCAAGAAAATGCAAAAGAATTGTTAGAACTATTTGGTTAATCTTTTAAGTATTATTAACAAATCTATTTTAGCCGTCGGGGTAGTTCAGTGGTTAGAACGCCGCGCTCATAAACTTTAAGTTGAATGAGCTATGATTTAATGATTAGGTGAAACGCGGAGGTCGTGGGTTCAATTCCCATCCCCGACATGCTATTTTTTTAAACCCAGAATTTAATTTATAGGTAGATATTCAGCAAGGTATTTTAATGGTACTTGGAAAAATACTTGAGAATACAGTTGACCTTTTTGTAAATGAATTCCCAATTATCTTAGCTGCAACAATAATTTTATTTTTGGGTTGGTTTATTGGGAGAATTTTGAGTGAGATTATAAAAAAACTCCTTTCGAAAATAAACTTTGACAAACACTTCAAAAGTTTGGGAAAGATATCAATCTCTGAAATAATTAGTTTTCTGGTAAAATGGACTGTATACTTTGTATTTATATCAACGGCTGTTGAGATATTGGGTATAAACACTTTGAACATTTATTTTAGACAAATTGTTTCTCTGATATCAGGAATTCTAGGCGGTCTTTGTATAATAATATTAGGGTATTTGATATCGAAGTTCCTTGAAAAACAAGTTAAGAAATCAAACACCGAACATTCTGAAATTTTATCTCAAATAATTTTCATTTTTACCATGGTAATTTCAATATCCATCGCACTTGAAATCGCAAAAATACCCAATGATTTGATAAATGCAATTATAATAATATTTGTTGCTTCATTGGGGTTAGGTTTTGCGATAGCAATTGGACTTGGTATGAAGGATGTTGTTGCAAAAATATTGAAAAAATATTTCAAGAAACACAACTTGTAAACTTTATTTTGTTTCTTTTAGAATTAATTAACATGGTTGTATCTGGTTATAAGAGGTCAAGGAGATCCTTTTTTTTCTCATATATTTTAGTGATAATACTTTCGATGGTAATTTTATACATCTATATGCTCGAAATTTTCTCTGATTTTATAGTTTACTTGATGTCTTTTCCAATTTTTTACATTCTACTCTCAATCGAGTATGATATAATGAGTAGTAAATATTTTATAAAAGAGGATAGCATAGAAGGAGAGTTTGGAATAATAATAAAAAGAAGAGTCATAATCCCCTGGAAACTAGTCTCCCAAGTTTCAATGAGAAAAAATATACTCGGAAGGATATTTGATTATGGAGATATTCTAATTTCAACTATTGGAAATGATACTTCAGGCATGATTATTAGAGGTTTGAAGCATCCGGAAAAAATTCTAAATGAAATTGAAGAAAGAGTTGGTGGCAGTAAAATCATATTCTAATATACCTTAAAAATATATCCTTAACATATCCAAAAATTTTTGAGTAATATGAAAATTTATCTTGAGACATACGGTTGTAGTGCAAATCAATCAGATTCAGAAATAATTTTGGGAATTTTATCAGAAGAACATCAGATAGTTGATTCCCCTAAAAGTTCAGATGTTAACATAATAAACACTTGTATAGTTAAATCTCCTACGGAAAATAGGATGAAATTCAGGATAAAAGAACTTGTTAGTTTGGGCAAACCACTTATAGTTGCTGGGTGCATGCCAAAGGCAGAGAGAGATGTTGTCCAAAAAATAGCACCCAATGCCTCTTTTATAGGACCTAATTCCATTCATGAAATATCAAAAGTTGTTGAAAATGTAATTAATGGCAAAAGAATAATTTTATTGGATGATATAAGAAAACCAAAGGTTTGCCTACCAAAAATTAGAAAAAACCCAATTATAGACATAGTTCAGATTTCAACCGGCTGTCTGGGGAATTGCTACTACTGCCAAACCAAATTGGCCAAAGGAAAACTCTTCAGTTACCCGAAAAATCTTATAATAAAACAAATTAAAAATTCTTTGAAGGATGGTGTTAAAGAGTTTTGGCTTACATCACAAGATACAGGATGCTATGGTTTTGATATTGGAGAAAATTTACCAACACTTCTGGATGATATAACAAAAATCAAAGGGAAATTTTTTGTAAGAATAGGTATGATGAATCCCAATCACATTCTAGAAATTTATGACAAACTGATACAATTTTATAAATCCGAAAAAATTTTCAAGTTTATTCACA
The genomic region above belongs to Candidatus Aenigmatarchaeota archaeon and contains:
- the tmk gene encoding dTMP kinase; the protein is MTFIVIEGIDGCGGETQTKLLKKYFKKNKIPHKIFRSPDYTTTIGKAIKSYLDGKLKLDVYSAFTLFASDTLLTSKKIEKERNKKVVIMDRYVTSTLPYQCARGLDFNKGLDIIEKLEYQKPDLIIYIDIKPETSIKRKKKEKNNLDYHERNLNYLKKVRNFYFKEIENKVLSKWVVIDGEESIENVNRKIIEFINSIRS
- a CDS encoding PH domain-containing protein, with the translated sequence MSFPIFYILLSIEYDIMSSKYFIKEDSIEGEFGIIIKRRVIIPWKLVSQVSMRKNILGRIFDYGDILISTIGNDTSGMIIRGLKHPEKILNEIEERVGGSKIIF
- a CDS encoding tRNA (N(6)-L-threonylcarbamoyladenosine(37)-C(2))-methylthiotransferase — translated: MKIYLETYGCSANQSDSEIILGILSEEHQIVDSPKSSDVNIINTCIVKSPTENRMKFRIKELVSLGKPLIVAGCMPKAERDVVQKIAPNASFIGPNSIHEISKVVENVINGKRIILLDDIRKPKVCLPKIRKNPIIDIVQISTGCLGNCYYCQTKLAKGKLFSYPKNLIIKQIKNSLKDGVKEFWLTSQDTGCYGFDIGENLPTLLDDITKIKGKFFVRIGMMNPNHILEIYDKLIQFYKSEKIFKFIHIPVQSGSDKVLKKMNRRYSTKDFKKIVKDFRKEFEFLTISTDIIVGHPGERDADFRKTLQLLKTTKPDIVNVSKYWPRPGTESSMMEQLERSVINERSMRISKMVRKIEIERNKIWLGWEGEVLIDEINEKGSIGRNEYYKPIVVEGKLGEIKQTKIKKIYQTYLRGF
- a CDS encoding AAA family ATPase, which codes for MKMIISGVKGSGKSTTIKYILEKKPDIKVIRVGDYFEKIFKEMGLKRDEGDKKIKREDYVKFHKRVFQEIGKECKKNKDVIIDTNLFFTKPEGYYPGLPMFALQELDVDMIVVLEFNPKFILERRQKDVKEIGRERSAAMDIEGIEKEQDVQRMYAFACSEILSAAVKILRRDKKEKYDFEHAQENAKELLELFG